The Brassica oleracea var. oleracea cultivar TO1000 chromosome C6, BOL, whole genome shotgun sequence genomic interval CAATTCTCAGGTAAATTATGATCCGTTTTAATATTCATCATCTTAGCTGCTTGAGACAATTTAGAGAGACCTTCTCTAAAACCAGTGTAGATTGGTTGATTTGCACCATCTAGCATTTCATAAAACCTTTTTGCATCCAAATTAGGTTCTTCTACATTTCCAGTTCCATCAGCTATTGTTGTAGTTGTTTCTAAAAATGCATCACTAATCATATCTTGAACCCTATCATGATCTACCATATGCTCCTCCTGATGATAATTAAATTCATTATGCAAATGATTCGGTCCTTCATTATGATGAAGATCCTCAAAATTATTATTACTACTACTAGCTTCATTTCTCCCATAACCCTCTCCGTGTTGATACCAAATGTAGTATTGTGGTGTAAATCCTCTATTTACTAAATGCTTCCATACAGTTTCACTACGTGCAAATTTTGAATTCTTGCATTTCCGACAGGGGTAGAACATCTTACCGCTTTCTTGCGTGATCGGTGTACAACCCGTCTGGTGCATGAATGTCTCTAACCCGCTCAGAAATGCATTCGTCACCCTCCCGTTGGAATCTTTGTGCAAATACATCCAACTCCGTAACTCGTAAATACTACCGCCACCGGTCATTTTTTCTTAGATTTTGTTTTGAAATTTTTTTTTTTCTGTTTTTTGTTTTTTGTTTTCGTTTGTGTGTTGTGAGGAAGAGAGTTGTGGGAAATGACATATATATATATATATATATATAGGAAGTTTCGAGTTTGGTAGGTTAAATATAACAACGAATTTACAATGAATTTGGGTAAGCTAAAGCACATTGAATACACGTTTTCACCTAAATATAACGGTAACATGTTTTGTTGTAATGTCGATGTAACGGTTACGACGAATTTCTCTTTTCACGTACTTTCGTCGTAAACTTACATTGACTTTACGACGAAACTGTTTCCTCGTAAAGTTACATGAAATTTACGACGAATTTTGGACTCGTCGTAATTTCGTTGTAAACGCCATATAAATTTACGAAGAAATATTTTCCTCGTAAATCTTCGTTGCTATAGAAACATTTTCTTGTAGTGCTAGACAGCCAAAAGGTTCGCTTCTGATTCGTGGGTTCTATAAAAATGAGTAAGTTTTTAGAAGCAAAAATGCGGATGATTTGACCTCATCTATTTACGTCGCATTTAGTGCAAATATTTGTTTGCATACAAAATGCAGATATATGTGTTCTTTTTTGTCTAACATTAAGAAAGAAAAAGTTTATCAATTTGTTTGTTTTTTGTTAAAGGTAACTAACCGTTCATGAGATATATAATTCGTTTATTCATTGCACTAACCAAAATTACATTATACAGGAACCAGCAACAGACAACCACATATTTGATATTCCATATAACAAACCCCTCCTCTTCTGTGTTTGTTTAAGAAAAAAAACAAACCAAGAATTTATATTAAAACCCAACAAAGAATATTAAAAATGATCATCTTCAATTTCAATCAAATTACAAAAAAGGGAAGCATATTTGTTTCTTTCGCGTCTCTTTTCAAGGTCTATGAAGATGCTCTATCACTCGCTTTTTCACCTTCGGTCGTCGCCGATGACGCATAGCTCACGGCAAGAGACGTACTCTCATCGGTACAAGGTGGCTGTGGAAGACGAGGAGAAGGAGACGAAGCAGCAACAGCTTGAAAGTGTTTCTTGCAATTATGGCAAGTGATTTGCATTATCGTTGCACTAATCCTCCTACTTGCTTCTTCTCTATAAAGTTGCGCTTTATGAAGCTCACCTCTCGCATGTTGCCTTATTCTCTTGGCTTCAGCATACTCCAGTTCCGCAATCTCTATTTGCCTTTTTGCTTCCTCCCTTTCTCCCAATAGTAAGCTCGTCTCTCCCTTCTCGTAGCTTGGCATTGTCGTATCCATCCCTATTGACAGACTAAGGTTGGTATCATCAGCACTAGCCCGAGATGGAAGTAGCTGAAGCTCAATGCCACTACCAGCGGTTGAGCCAACGAAAGGATAAAAAAAATCCGAAGGTTGTTGATCAGACGGTGGAGATTTTCTTAGCAAAGGATGTCCTGGTAAAACTGGACCAATAGAGAGGTCAATATTTTCGGCGGTTGAAGCGGTTTGTGCAGCGTTTGCGGTATGTTGCTGCTGCTGTTGTACACGGTGGCTGGATGGTTGAGATTGGCGCATGGTGCAATTATCTTGGTGCTCTATAAAACTCTCCACTCTGACATCAAGAGAAGGGTATAATATATAGTTAGTCAACATAGAAAGCACAAAGGAATATTTGTTGTATTCAAATAGATGAATAAAATATAAAATTAACTAAGTTGGTGGAGTTAGGTATCTTTTGGATTATATATATTATGAATATGAGATGCAAGAGTTTGAGTTCTGGTTTGTTATATACTATTAACAATCTATGTACTTAACAAAGTGCAATAATGAAATCTGTCATGGGGTCAACATGAGTTCAAAAATATAATTAAAACATAGTTCTAATTATTAAATTAATCTAAAAAATTCAGACAACAGTCCAAACTAACCTCACATTCCACTAGTAAGCTTATTTCTAGATCTGTGTGCAATATCTATAATCAAAACGTGTACACGCCATACTAGAAAAAACATTCTTTGATTTACTTTAAGGATTCCCTGTATCTATGCGTGTATATATATCTTTCATTTATTAATAATATCAAACATACCAGAAAAAATATCAGTATTGCTATCAGCTAGCTAGGGTTTCTCAGAAATGGAACCTGGAGAAAACGCGGCCGCAATCGCAGGAATGGCCGCGAGTGCCACATGTTTTAAGATGAGCTTTGTAATCAGACTGAACAGCGTAGCCTTTTGAGCATCTCTCGCAGATCCATTGCTTATGGTTACTGTGTTTCCTTCGAAAGTGTTTCTTGATTCCCACGAGATCTCCGAGGGCATGGCAAGGGTTGTGGTGGAGACACGTCGGCTCCGGACAGACGTAGACCCTCTTCTTCACTTCCTCGTTGGTTTCTCTCTTTAAAAGCTTCCATGGAACTTTATGTCTTCTCCTGTGCATCTGTAGATTCTGGTCTCTCTGAAACCCTTGGTTACAGATCTCACACACGTACCTGTCTGATTCTAGTAGCGTTCTTGGAGATAAAGATACAACCTCCGCCTCTGGATCTGCCACCGCCGGAAAAAAATATGATTAGTGTCAATCTTTTTCAACAGAAAAATTTACTTTCAAGAATTTACAAAAAGAAAATATTCAAAACTCGGATAGCTGGTGCTAAATCTAAAAAAATGGTAAATAATTTGAAAATATCAATTTGCTAATCACCTGGTGTCCCAGCGGGTCGTCGTTTCCTCTTTTGGGTCACGGCGGCTCCATTGCCATCGGGAAGAAGATCGGAGGAAGATGAAGACGGAGGAGGATTCCGATGATGGTTGACGTTCTTGGTGTTATTGCTTCTCTCGTAGTCTATCATCGGATGAGGTCTTTATATTTCTCTTCTTGTTATTTTTTTTATCTGAAGACAGTGTTGGTTTTTAGTAGAAGTGTATAGAGAGAGTACTTGTGCCTAACGAAAAATAAGAACAAGATTGAGGAATCTTTTGTTTTTCAAGTAGGAGAAAGAAGGAGAGATTGTTTTTTTTTCTCTTATTTATCGAGAGTATTGTGTTTTACATCTTTACTAATAGGAGAAGAAAAGTAAGATGAGTTAAGAGAGAGAAACAAGGCTTTGTTTTTCTGAAATCATCTTTTCTATCACATAAAGGGCTTTTACGTTCCCTTTACCCTCCATCTTTTTATAATTTTCTTGGAAAAATCAAAAGAAATACAATGAAAACTTTCAACTTTTTGTTAATTGTTTCATTGACCTCTCACCTTAGATGGGGAAATGCACTGTATGGTATTTAGTGCTTCAATCTTCTTGAGAGTAGAGCAACGTTACAGGGAGTCCCTTAAGGCATCCCTTAGGGGAATGGGATGGGGACCGAGGAAGAAAGAGAAGGAAAAAACCCTTAATTAAGGGTTGTCCCTTACTCTCTAATGACCAAAAAAAAAAAAAAAAAAACTGCGACTCCATCTCTATCACTCTCCCCTCCTCTCACAAACTCACAAACTCTCTCTTCATCCCACCAATAAACCTCTCTTTTTCTCTCTCCTCTATACTCTGTACACTGTTTATTTACAAACACAAAACATATCTATGCCGAGAGATGTTGTGTACATATAAAGAGAGTGGGACAAGGGGTTTGGAGCCCACATTAGCATATGGACAAGAAACAAAAAAACATCCCCTTTCACAACAAAACAATTGCAAGTCATTATTATTTCAGATCATACGATATTCGATCAGATTGATTTAAGTTTTTTTCTTTTTCCTTTTTCAAGATAGATAATAAAAGGATTGGTGAAAATTCAAATGGGAATCTTGAAATTTTGATGTTAGAGGGCATGTTTTTAATGGTGACAAATGTATCCCTTTACTCCTTCAGGACTGGTTTATATATAAAAGAAGGACATGAGAATATTTGTTTGGAAAATAACGCACATGCATAGACCCAACTCATGTTTCCGTATATATACAAATATACAATGTGGTGCCATCATCTCACATATTTTAATATCCCTTTTCAAATATGGAATATATTTCAATCAACTATAAAGATTGTGTTTATAAGTGAGACTCGAATGATCAGTAATATACTAGCATTGCAGTATAGTTTTTCTTGCAACAAAATTTTGTGGTTACACAAATACAAACCCTAGAGTCAGATATGGGTTTCTAGCGTCAACTCAGGCCAATTATATCTAACATTACAAACAAAGGAAAATTTTAAATTTAGAATATATATGTTCAAAGGATGTTTTCTTATTAAAAAAACATGTCTATAAAAGTGTAAGTGTGTGTGTGAATTGACAATATAAAGGTGGAAGTCTATGTGATCTACCTCTAAATAACATTAATACTATTAAAACAGAAGAACACGATTAGACGATAACTTATTTTTAGATGAAATTTTTAAAAAATTCATACTGTTAAAACAGAAGCACAAGGGTAGACCAAACTTCTTTCTAGGTGAAAAAAATTTAAAATACTATATTATATAATTAATATACCAACTATATTATCCCCTATATATTAATTGAGAATCATTTTAAAATAGCAACATTATAGCTTGTAATAATTACAAATTAAACTCGCTAATGTGTCGCTTAATTAGATTTCAATTTCGCTGATGTGGCATGATTAAAATCGATTGAAAAAATAGTTAGCCCAATTTCAATTCGCTAGGGAATGTTATATTAACTCATACGTATAAGTTAGGAAGGCTTTGTTATATGGTATAAACCTTATGAACGAAGTCTTAAAAATAGTAACAAAGAGACGCATTACGTTTGGCGTGAATGGCACGTGACATTGATATTGGTAAAATGGAGTGAGTTTATGAACATAATTATTGGGGACGAAGGACATTGCCGTTGATTTATTTTTTACTTTTTGAAAAAAAAATTCGTTGATTTATGTATAATTGAAACTTTTATTGAATATTTTTAACATGATAAAGAGACTTTTATTTAACATGATAACATGTTAAAGCTACATCAGTCTAGTTGGTAAATCTCTCTCGAGACTCTAAACCTAATTCTGTTAAAATATTTGGTAAATTTTTTTCACAGACTACAAATATACAATAAACTGTATATTACACCAGTATATTTATATACCAGTATCAAGATTCAAAAATGCAAAACATACTTGATCGTTGCAAGGTTCTAAACCTAGCACATGTCATAATCACTACATCAAGGTTTTCACAAAATTCACCATAAACATTATTTTTGGTGGTATATTTTATTTGAATGCAGAAATGTCATGCTGTTTTAATAGACTTTAACGCCATATTGTTTTTCTGAAATTGTGTACTAAAATTAACTCCATGTTTTTTTTTTTTTTTTTTTAAATTAACTCCATGTTGTTTTCGTATATTTTGGTTTGAGCCAAGATAAAATCTTGCTCTATAAGCATATGGATGTACTATATGGATGTTTTGTTAGTAAGATTCATGCATTTAGAGTAAACATCTTTTTATCAAAATCTAAATAAAGGAAGTTATTATAAATGTCAAACTTGTGTTTTAGTATAACACATTTATAAAGAGCACCCTATAAGCTCGCCTTATTTATGGTAAGTGATTAAATGAAACACTTGTTAATGATTGCATTAATAAATTAATATTTGTTATGGTAAGACTTCAAAACATCTAGTTTTATGCCGAATGTATTTCTATATACATTAATAAAATTGTCTATGTAACCTTAAAGTATTTATATTGGTTAATTAGGTTTTTTAGTCCACCAATCATGGTAATTTATATTTAATATCAATAATATTAAAACAGAAGCACAATGGTGGATCCAACTTGTTTCTAGGTGAAAATTTTAAAAATAATATATTATATAATTAATGCACCAAATTATTTTTTTAGTCTAACACATTTATGTTTATAACAAAACACCCTATAAGCCCTCCGCTTTATTTATGGTAAGTGATTAAATGGAATGCTTGTTAATGATTGCTTTAATAAATTAACATTTGTTATGGGCCTTATATATGGCAAGACTTCAAAACATCATAATTTTATACCGAATGTATTTTTATATATATTAATAAAATTTTGTATGTTACCTTGTAGTATTTATATTGGTTGATTAGGGATTTTATTCAACCAATCATGGTAATTTACACTTAACAGTTTTGAAATAATGCTAGAGCTTGACCCGTGCGACCGCACTGGTAATTGTTTTTGCTTTTATAAATAATTTTTTTTTTGTATAAATTATATAATATAAATTAATTTTTACATATATTATATAAATTTTTAATATAACATTTTAAACATAATAATTATTTTATTACATTGAGTAATTATATTTTATTTTTTAACAGTCAATTGTATCATCCATACATTTTAACATATAAATTTATTGTATTCAACTTTCAGTGAAATTTTATTTATATGAAAATATGTTACCAATAATATATTAACATAATAATTCATATTTTATTTATATATTATATAAATGATTAATTTAGTTTTTTAGTTTTTATTTATTGCTACTAAATAATGGGAAATATAACTATATAGTTTTAAAATGATATTGTGTTCTAAATTTATCAAACAGATACCTAAATCATTTTAGGTTGCTTTTAAAAATTATTTTACGTTTATGTAAATTAATTATTGTTTTACATTTAACATTATATCACATTTTGTCATATTAATTAATTAATGAAACACCCGTTTTCTTTCTAAATCAATTATATGTAAATGCATGTTGGACTTTATATAAATCTATTTGACTAAATCCTATGACATACATAACTAAATCAAAATGGCAGACATGTTCATCTTTATAATATGTAAATTAATTTTCAATATCAATCAAAAATTCTATTTAAATTTTGATGCGTCTGACTTATAAAAAACACGCACGTGACTATATTACTTCACACACACACACA includes:
- the LOC106296935 gene encoding protein indeterminate-domain 14-like, which gives rise to MIDYERSNNTKNVNHHRNPPPSSSSSDLLPDGNGAAVTQKRKRRPAGTPDPEAEVVSLSPRTLLESDRYVCEICNQGFQRDQNLQMHRRRHKVPWKLLKRETNEEVKKRVYVCPEPTCLHHNPCHALGDLVGIKKHFRRKHSNHKQWICERCSKGYAVQSDYKAHLKTCGTRGHSCDCGRVFSRVESFIEHQDNCTMRQSQPSSHRVQQQQQHTANAAQTASTAENIDLSIGPVLPGHPLLRKSPPSDQQPSDFFYPFVGSTAGSGIELQLLPSRASADDTNLSLSIGMDTTMPSYEKGETSLLLGEREEAKRQIEIAELEYAEAKRIRQHARGELHKAQLYREEASRRISATIMQITCHNCKKHFQAVAASSPSPRLPQPPCTDESTSLAVSYASSATTEGEKASDRASS